A window from Malania oleifera isolate guangnan ecotype guangnan chromosome 7, ASM2987363v1, whole genome shotgun sequence encodes these proteins:
- the LOC131160377 gene encoding cathepsin B-like protease 3 isoform X2: MATTRLYLAILLVMGVVSSTKHQKVLAVELSPQIKLKSEILQESIVKVINANVNAGWKAAMNPRLSNYSVDQFKHLLGVKPTPQNDLENIPVITHPKSLKLPSQFDARIAWPQCGTIGNILDQGHCGSCWAFGAVESLSDRFCIHLAINVTLSVNDVLACCGFMCGGGCDGGYPIYAWQYLVDQGVVTEKCYPYFDDIGCSHPGCEPVYPTPRCERKCIDKNELWQESKHFSVSAYRIDSDPYNIMAEVYKNGPVEVTFTVYEDFAHYKSGVYKHITGSIMGGHAVKLIGWGTTEHGEDYWLVANQWNKSWGDDGYFMIRRGTNECGIEGGVVAGLPSSKNLIKEYTSMDPFRDVSI; this comes from the exons ATGGCCACCACTCGGCTGTATTTGGCGATTCTGCTAGTAATGGGGGTCGTATCTTCGACCAAGCATCAG AAGGTTCTTGCAGTTGAACTGAGCCCTCAGATCAAGTTGAAGTCTGAGATTCTTCAG GAGTCTATTGTCAAAGTGATCAATGCAAATGTAAATGCTGGATGGAAAGCTGCAATGAACCCTCGACTCTCCAATTACAGT GTTGACCAATTTAAGCATCTCCTTGGAGTCAAACCAACACCTCAGAATGATTTGGAAAATATTCCTGTTATCACTCATCCAAAGTCTTTGAAACTGCCAAGTCAGTTTGACGCAAGAATTGCTTGGCCTCAATGTGGCACCATTGGAAATATTCTCG ATCAGGGCCATTGTGGTTCTTGTTGGGCGTTTGGTGCTGTTGAATCACTCTCCGATCGTTTTTGCATCCATCTTGCAATT AATGTTACCCTATCTGTTAATGATGTTTTAGCATGCTGCGGTTTTATGTGTGGAGGTGGTTGTGATGGGGGGTATCCAATTTATGCATGGCAGTACCTTGTTGACCAGGGTGTTGTCACTGAAAAG TGTTacccatattttgatgatattggtTGTTCCCACCCGGGATGTGAGCCTGTATATCCCACACCCAGGTGTGAGAGAAAGTGCATTGACAAGAACGAGCTCTGGCAGGAATCAAAGCACTTCAGTGTTAGTGCGTATCGAATTGATTCTGATCCCTACAATATTATGGCAGAGGTTTACAAGAATGGACCAGTTGAGGTCACCTTTACAGTATATGAG GATTTTGCTCATTACAAGTCAGGAGTTTACAAACACATTACAGGAAGCATCATGGGAGGTCATGCAGTTAAGCTTATTGGTTGGGGTACTACTGAACATGGGGAGGATtattgg TTAGTCGCAAATCAATGGAACAAAAGCTGGGGCGAC GATGGTTACTTTATGATTAGAAGAGGAACAAATGAGTGTGGTATTGAAGGAGGCGTGGTTGCTGGTCTGCCTTCATCCAAAAATTTGATTAAAGAATATACTAGCATGGATCCTTTTCGAGATGTGTCAATTTGA
- the LOC131160377 gene encoding cathepsin B-like protease 3 isoform X1, which yields MATTRLYLAILLVMGVVSSTKHQDLSSGKTIGSAKEYEGLYYFEEANVLAVELSPQIKLKSEILQESIVKVINANVNAGWKAAMNPRLSNYSVDQFKHLLGVKPTPQNDLENIPVITHPKSLKLPSQFDARIAWPQCGTIGNILDQGHCGSCWAFGAVESLSDRFCIHLAINVTLSVNDVLACCGFMCGGGCDGGYPIYAWQYLVDQGVVTEKCYPYFDDIGCSHPGCEPVYPTPRCERKCIDKNELWQESKHFSVSAYRIDSDPYNIMAEVYKNGPVEVTFTVYEDFAHYKSGVYKHITGSIMGGHAVKLIGWGTTEHGEDYWLVANQWNKSWGDDGYFMIRRGTNECGIEGGVVAGLPSSKNLIKEYTSMDPFRDVSI from the exons ATGGCCACCACTCGGCTGTATTTGGCGATTCTGCTAGTAATGGGGGTCGTATCTTCGACCAAGCATCAG gacctatcatcggggaagacaattggcagtgctaaggagtatgagggactctactactttgaggaggctaat GTTCTTGCAGTTGAACTGAGCCCTCAGATCAAGTTGAAGTCTGAGATTCTTCAG GAGTCTATTGTCAAAGTGATCAATGCAAATGTAAATGCTGGATGGAAAGCTGCAATGAACCCTCGACTCTCCAATTACAGT GTTGACCAATTTAAGCATCTCCTTGGAGTCAAACCAACACCTCAGAATGATTTGGAAAATATTCCTGTTATCACTCATCCAAAGTCTTTGAAACTGCCAAGTCAGTTTGACGCAAGAATTGCTTGGCCTCAATGTGGCACCATTGGAAATATTCTCG ATCAGGGCCATTGTGGTTCTTGTTGGGCGTTTGGTGCTGTTGAATCACTCTCCGATCGTTTTTGCATCCATCTTGCAATT AATGTTACCCTATCTGTTAATGATGTTTTAGCATGCTGCGGTTTTATGTGTGGAGGTGGTTGTGATGGGGGGTATCCAATTTATGCATGGCAGTACCTTGTTGACCAGGGTGTTGTCACTGAAAAG TGTTacccatattttgatgatattggtTGTTCCCACCCGGGATGTGAGCCTGTATATCCCACACCCAGGTGTGAGAGAAAGTGCATTGACAAGAACGAGCTCTGGCAGGAATCAAAGCACTTCAGTGTTAGTGCGTATCGAATTGATTCTGATCCCTACAATATTATGGCAGAGGTTTACAAGAATGGACCAGTTGAGGTCACCTTTACAGTATATGAG GATTTTGCTCATTACAAGTCAGGAGTTTACAAACACATTACAGGAAGCATCATGGGAGGTCATGCAGTTAAGCTTATTGGTTGGGGTACTACTGAACATGGGGAGGATtattgg TTAGTCGCAAATCAATGGAACAAAAGCTGGGGCGAC GATGGTTACTTTATGATTAGAAGAGGAACAAATGAGTGTGGTATTGAAGGAGGCGTGGTTGCTGGTCTGCCTTCATCCAAAAATTTGATTAAAGAATATACTAGCATGGATCCTTTTCGAGATGTGTCAATTTGA
- the LOC131160377 gene encoding cathepsin B-like protease 3 isoform X3 has protein sequence MATTRLYLAILLVMGVVSSTKHQVLAVELSPQIKLKSEILQESIVKVINANVNAGWKAAMNPRLSNYSVDQFKHLLGVKPTPQNDLENIPVITHPKSLKLPSQFDARIAWPQCGTIGNILDQGHCGSCWAFGAVESLSDRFCIHLAINVTLSVNDVLACCGFMCGGGCDGGYPIYAWQYLVDQGVVTEKCYPYFDDIGCSHPGCEPVYPTPRCERKCIDKNELWQESKHFSVSAYRIDSDPYNIMAEVYKNGPVEVTFTVYEDFAHYKSGVYKHITGSIMGGHAVKLIGWGTTEHGEDYWLVANQWNKSWGDDGYFMIRRGTNECGIEGGVVAGLPSSKNLIKEYTSMDPFRDVSI, from the exons ATGGCCACCACTCGGCTGTATTTGGCGATTCTGCTAGTAATGGGGGTCGTATCTTCGACCAAGCATCAG GTTCTTGCAGTTGAACTGAGCCCTCAGATCAAGTTGAAGTCTGAGATTCTTCAG GAGTCTATTGTCAAAGTGATCAATGCAAATGTAAATGCTGGATGGAAAGCTGCAATGAACCCTCGACTCTCCAATTACAGT GTTGACCAATTTAAGCATCTCCTTGGAGTCAAACCAACACCTCAGAATGATTTGGAAAATATTCCTGTTATCACTCATCCAAAGTCTTTGAAACTGCCAAGTCAGTTTGACGCAAGAATTGCTTGGCCTCAATGTGGCACCATTGGAAATATTCTCG ATCAGGGCCATTGTGGTTCTTGTTGGGCGTTTGGTGCTGTTGAATCACTCTCCGATCGTTTTTGCATCCATCTTGCAATT AATGTTACCCTATCTGTTAATGATGTTTTAGCATGCTGCGGTTTTATGTGTGGAGGTGGTTGTGATGGGGGGTATCCAATTTATGCATGGCAGTACCTTGTTGACCAGGGTGTTGTCACTGAAAAG TGTTacccatattttgatgatattggtTGTTCCCACCCGGGATGTGAGCCTGTATATCCCACACCCAGGTGTGAGAGAAAGTGCATTGACAAGAACGAGCTCTGGCAGGAATCAAAGCACTTCAGTGTTAGTGCGTATCGAATTGATTCTGATCCCTACAATATTATGGCAGAGGTTTACAAGAATGGACCAGTTGAGGTCACCTTTACAGTATATGAG GATTTTGCTCATTACAAGTCAGGAGTTTACAAACACATTACAGGAAGCATCATGGGAGGTCATGCAGTTAAGCTTATTGGTTGGGGTACTACTGAACATGGGGAGGATtattgg TTAGTCGCAAATCAATGGAACAAAAGCTGGGGCGAC GATGGTTACTTTATGATTAGAAGAGGAACAAATGAGTGTGGTATTGAAGGAGGCGTGGTTGCTGGTCTGCCTTCATCCAAAAATTTGATTAAAGAATATACTAGCATGGATCCTTTTCGAGATGTGTCAATTTGA